The following proteins come from a genomic window of Aquimarina sp. MAR_2010_214:
- a CDS encoding DUF6660 family protein translates to MKVLVFILSIYFLALNFMPCNDNVSITDDSQIETFADSCENHDHDVENDLCSPFCQCHCCHVHVIDLNIDTCELLLSGISTEMFAHFDSVGKDISNTPLQPPQV, encoded by the coding sequence GTGAAAGTTTTAGTATTCATATTATCAATATATTTTCTGGCACTTAATTTTATGCCTTGTAATGATAATGTATCTATTACAGATGATTCTCAAATTGAGACTTTTGCTGATTCTTGTGAAAATCATGATCATGATGTAGAGAATGATTTATGTTCACCCTTTTGCCAATGTCATTGTTGCCACGTTCATGTAATCGATCTCAATATTGATACATGTGAATTATTGTTATCAGGAATTTCTACAGAAATGTTTGCTCACTTCGACAGTGTTGGAAAAGATATTTCTAATACACCACTCCAGCCACCACAAGTATAA
- a CDS encoding CusA/CzcA family heavy metal efflux RND transporter, producing the protein MLNKIIRYSITHKLIIGLLTLALIILGIYSLKQLPVDAVPDITNNQVQVITSSPTLASPEIERLITFPVEITMATIPEIEEIRSFSRFGLSVVTIVFEENVDVYWARQQVSERLVQAQSQIPENIGKPGIAPLTTGLGEIYQYVITTKPGYEDQYDATELRTIQDWIIKRQLLGTPGVADVSSFGGYLKQYEIAIRPERLNAMNISISEIFSALETNNQNTGGAYIEKNDKALFIRSEGLIGTIEDIKNILIKQTSDGIPVLISDVAKVQTGKAIRYGATTRNGEGEVVSAIVMMLKGANSAEVIKNVKDKIASITKTLPEGVIIEPFLDRTKLVNNAIGTVTTNLIEGALIVIFILLLLLGNWRAGLITASVIPLSLLFAFSMMHLFDVSANLMSLGAIDFGLIVDGAVIIVEATLFHLGALKLNKKLTQKEMDEEVYKSASKIRNSAAFGEIIILIVYLPILALVGTEGKMFGPMAQTVGFAILGAFILSLTYVPMMSALVLSKKGTHKENISDKIMNFFYKLYEPIIKWSMRSRIFILAITSGLFIIAYLVFNNFGGEFIPTLEEGDFSVETRVLTGSSLSNTIKATTKAEKIVLDKFPEVLQVVSKIGSGEIPTDPMPVEAADMIIILKDKSKWVSASNRSELANKMTEALEVIPGVAFGFQQPIQMRFNELMTGVRQDVAIKIYGEDLARLSSYANQIGKIARKVKGAVDIYVEEVTGVPQIVIDYNRAQLAKYGLDIKTVNNTIQAAFAGASTGLVYEGEKRFDLVVRLDNSSRTSLADVQNLYINGDKGEQIPLQQLATVSIKDGPYQIQRDNTRRRIIIAFNVRDRDVESVVEEISTKIDNQVNFAPGYTVAYGGQFENLVKAKQRLGIAVPLALLLIFILLYFTFGSLKQGLLIFTAIPLSAIGGVFALWLRDLPFSISAGVGFIALFGVAVLNGIVLIAEFNRLKKEGITDVFERIYKGTKTRLRPVIMTATVASLGFLPMAISQTSGAEVQRPLATVVIGGLITATFLTLVVLPILYYYFEKRVQMKPKKAMLLLVVLLGVAGNMTSINAQTSEAKTIYQNLEEVMDAALRSNPNLKVAAYQTEQEHALKRTSFNLPKTDFDLIYGQTNSDFDNDTKFSISQTFAFPTLYTNQNKLAKAAIKSSELNQEVVQNEVVKQLKATYYQLWFLKSKQQLLQKQDSIYQRFVYAANLRFKTGESNALEQATANAEVADLQIKIQENNATIQQYQLRMQKLVNSENHVDIAVGDLKVKSNLLPVDQNTTAIEKNPVLSFYKEQITIADIKKSVEVSKMLPDITLGYFNQSFNGPGQTVNGSDVVFDSGNRFTGVKLGLAIPIWGKPHAAKIKAAKIRQKESQAQLDVVENEVTTQLNMLLRQLEKNQKNLSYYKKNALSQSELLLKQSQRGFTEGAIGYIEYVQGLNRALEIQTKYLEFINAYNQTLIEIESINAIQ; encoded by the coding sequence ATGCTTAATAAAATAATTAGGTATTCCATAACTCATAAATTGATTATTGGATTACTAACACTAGCACTGATTATTTTGGGAATATATTCATTAAAACAGCTGCCAGTAGATGCTGTTCCCGATATTACAAATAATCAAGTACAGGTGATCACCTCTTCTCCAACATTGGCATCACCAGAAATAGAGCGGCTAATCACTTTTCCTGTAGAAATTACAATGGCTACCATTCCTGAAATTGAAGAAATACGTTCGTTTTCACGTTTCGGGCTATCAGTAGTAACCATTGTTTTTGAAGAAAACGTAGATGTATATTGGGCAAGACAACAGGTTAGTGAACGTCTTGTCCAAGCACAATCCCAAATTCCTGAAAATATAGGGAAACCAGGGATCGCTCCTTTGACCACTGGTCTGGGAGAAATTTATCAATATGTTATAACTACAAAACCAGGTTATGAAGACCAATATGATGCAACAGAATTAAGAACTATTCAGGATTGGATTATAAAACGTCAACTATTAGGTACACCAGGAGTAGCAGATGTAAGTAGTTTTGGAGGATATCTGAAACAATACGAAATTGCCATACGACCAGAACGATTAAATGCTATGAATATATCTATTTCTGAAATATTTAGTGCATTAGAAACAAATAATCAAAATACAGGAGGTGCTTATATAGAGAAGAATGATAAAGCCTTATTTATACGAAGTGAAGGGTTGATAGGAACAATAGAGGATATAAAAAACATTCTCATCAAACAAACATCTGATGGGATACCAGTTCTAATTAGTGATGTAGCTAAAGTACAAACCGGAAAAGCTATTCGCTATGGAGCTACTACTCGTAATGGAGAGGGAGAAGTAGTGAGTGCTATTGTAATGATGCTTAAAGGAGCAAACTCTGCAGAGGTAATTAAAAATGTGAAAGATAAAATCGCATCTATTACCAAAACACTTCCAGAAGGAGTAATAATCGAACCTTTCTTAGATAGAACTAAATTAGTCAATAATGCAATTGGTACAGTGACGACCAACCTCATAGAAGGTGCGTTGATTGTCATTTTTATTCTATTATTATTACTAGGGAATTGGCGTGCAGGACTTATTACAGCATCGGTAATACCACTATCACTTTTGTTCGCTTTTAGTATGATGCATCTTTTTGATGTTTCTGCAAATCTAATGAGCCTTGGAGCTATTGATTTTGGCTTGATAGTAGATGGAGCAGTAATTATTGTAGAAGCCACCTTGTTTCATCTTGGAGCCCTTAAACTTAACAAGAAGTTGACACAAAAAGAGATGGATGAAGAAGTGTATAAATCAGCTAGTAAAATCAGAAACTCTGCTGCTTTCGGTGAAATCATTATTCTTATTGTGTACTTACCCATTTTAGCCCTGGTAGGAACAGAAGGAAAAATGTTTGGCCCAATGGCTCAGACAGTTGGTTTTGCTATCCTGGGAGCTTTTATATTATCACTCACTTATGTTCCTATGATGTCTGCATTAGTATTGAGTAAAAAAGGAACCCATAAAGAAAATATTTCTGATAAAATCATGAATTTCTTCTATAAGCTGTATGAACCCATAATCAAATGGTCAATGCGTAGTAGAATATTTATTCTGGCAATCACATCAGGACTTTTTATAATAGCATATCTGGTGTTTAATAACTTTGGAGGAGAATTTATTCCAACACTAGAAGAAGGCGATTTTTCTGTAGAAACCAGAGTACTTACAGGAAGCTCTCTTTCTAATACAATAAAAGCTACAACCAAAGCAGAGAAAATAGTACTCGATAAATTTCCAGAAGTATTACAAGTAGTCTCAAAAATAGGTTCGGGAGAAATACCTACCGATCCTATGCCTGTAGAAGCTGCAGATATGATCATTATTCTTAAAGATAAATCAAAATGGGTATCTGCTTCCAATCGTTCAGAATTAGCTAATAAAATGACCGAAGCTTTAGAAGTGATACCAGGAGTGGCTTTTGGTTTTCAACAACCTATACAGATGCGATTTAATGAACTAATGACCGGGGTACGCCAGGATGTGGCTATAAAAATATATGGAGAAGATTTAGCCCGACTTTCTTCCTATGCCAATCAGATCGGTAAAATTGCCAGAAAAGTCAAAGGAGCAGTAGATATTTATGTTGAGGAAGTAACAGGGGTGCCGCAAATTGTAATAGATTACAATAGAGCTCAATTAGCAAAGTATGGTTTGGATATTAAAACAGTTAATAATACAATTCAAGCAGCTTTTGCAGGGGCATCTACAGGATTGGTTTATGAAGGAGAAAAACGTTTTGATTTAGTAGTGCGGTTAGATAATAGTAGCAGAACCAGTCTTGCAGATGTGCAGAACCTTTATATTAATGGAGACAAAGGAGAACAAATTCCATTACAACAACTGGCAACTGTATCTATTAAGGATGGCCCTTATCAAATACAACGAGACAATACAAGAAGACGTATTATCATTGCTTTCAATGTTAGGGATCGAGATGTCGAGAGTGTTGTAGAAGAAATTAGTACTAAGATTGATAATCAAGTAAATTTTGCACCGGGATATACTGTTGCTTATGGAGGTCAATTTGAAAACCTGGTCAAAGCTAAGCAACGCCTTGGGATAGCAGTTCCTTTAGCATTATTGCTTATTTTCATTCTATTGTATTTTACTTTTGGTTCTTTAAAACAAGGACTCTTAATATTTACAGCGATTCCTCTTTCTGCTATAGGAGGTGTCTTTGCTCTTTGGCTTCGGGATTTGCCATTTAGTATTTCTGCAGGTGTTGGTTTTATAGCCTTATTTGGTGTAGCAGTATTAAACGGAATTGTACTTATTGCAGAGTTTAATAGGTTGAAAAAAGAAGGTATTACCGATGTTTTTGAACGAATTTATAAAGGAACCAAAACTAGATTACGACCCGTAATTATGACTGCAACTGTTGCTTCATTAGGGTTTTTACCAATGGCAATTTCTCAAACCTCGGGAGCAGAGGTACAACGACCTCTTGCAACAGTAGTTATAGGAGGATTGATTACCGCTACTTTTTTAACCCTGGTGGTATTACCTATTCTCTATTATTATTTTGAAAAAAGAGTACAAATGAAACCAAAAAAAGCAATGCTTTTACTAGTAGTACTTCTTGGAGTAGCAGGAAATATGACTAGCATAAATGCTCAGACTAGTGAAGCAAAAACGATATATCAAAATTTGGAAGAAGTTATGGATGCAGCTTTAAGAAGTAATCCAAATCTAAAAGTTGCAGCATATCAAACCGAGCAGGAACATGCCTTAAAAAGAACCAGTTTTAACCTTCCCAAAACTGATTTTGATCTGATATATGGACAAACCAATAGCGATTTTGATAACGATACTAAATTTAGTATCAGTCAAACATTTGCCTTTCCTACGCTCTATACTAACCAGAATAAGTTGGCAAAGGCAGCTATAAAATCCAGTGAATTAAACCAGGAAGTAGTTCAAAACGAGGTGGTAAAACAATTAAAAGCTACCTATTATCAATTATGGTTTCTAAAGAGTAAACAACAATTGCTTCAAAAACAAGATAGCATTTATCAACGATTTGTTTATGCTGCAAACCTGCGATTTAAAACAGGCGAAAGTAATGCATTAGAGCAAGCAACGGCCAATGCAGAAGTTGCAGATTTACAAATTAAAATACAGGAGAATAATGCAACCATACAACAATATCAATTGCGTATGCAAAAATTGGTAAACTCTGAAAACCATGTTGATATTGCTGTGGGAGATTTAAAAGTAAAATCAAATCTATTGCCTGTAGATCAAAATACTACGGCTATAGAGAAAAACCCTGTACTATCTTTTTATAAGGAACAAATAACTATTGCCGATATTAAGAAATCGGTTGAGGTATCAAAAATGCTTCCAGATATCACATTAGGGTATTTTAATCAATCTTTTAATGGTCCCGGACAAACAGTAAATGGATCTGATGTGGTTTTTGATTCTGGAAACAGATTTACCGGGGTAAAATTAGGTCTGGCTATTCCGATTTGGGGCAAACCACATGCTGCAAAAATAAAAGCCGCCAAAATTCGTCAAAAAGAAAGCCAGGCACAGTTGGATGTGGTAGAAAATGAAGTCACCACTCAATTAAATATGCTTTTGAGGCAATTAGAAAAAAACCAAAAGAACTTGTCATATTATAAAAAAAATGCCCTTTCACAATCTGAACTATTATTAAAACAGTCTCAGCGAGGTTTTACAGAAGGAGCTATTGGATATATAGAATATGTACAAGGGCTCAATCGGGCGCTAGAAATTCAAACCAAATATTTAGAATTCATAAACGCTTACAATCAAACTCTTATCGAAATTGAAAGTATCAACGCAATTCAATAA
- a CDS encoding TonB-dependent receptor encodes MKRHTWLFVFLLGIHLLSAQECDKILSGRVIDFHDGEPLEGATITFNNRTIVTDASGRYSITGLCATAYAFTVSHEKCNSQVVTLDVGKTSSKDFSLEHHLNELEEVKVSGANDTKTTSAQEETIGSDIIEKYGSASLGDALKEITGVSSLNTGSTIVKPIIQGLSGSRVLIMNNGVRMQDMEWGDEHAPNVDINTAGNVTVVKGASALQYGGDAIGGVIIMEPRKVPSKDTLFGKTLVAGATNGRGGSISSELIKGYKNGLFVKAQGSLKRFGDVETPDYILSNTGVFQKGASLSFGVNKFTHGWDAYYSFFDNEIGVLATSHIGNVDDLINAINEQQPAIIRDFTYEIDNPKQEVTHHLGRLRYFKRFEELGKWNTQYDFQYNKRFEFDIRRTEELTKLPSIDLELKTHTLTSDFKFDSNPDFLWNVGVLFRYQNNFADPSTGVRRLIPDYDKYDVGAFITGEYGVTNDIIVDAGIRYDYNRMDAKKFYLKTRWEERGYGVDFSDLIIEDFNTQWLTNPVFDYHSVSGTAGIQYTFREDYEFRFNYALAQRAPNPSELFSDGLHHSAARIELGDLRMDQETSHKISLTAQKNTEKWGWEIAPYANFINDYILLEPIGLELSIRGAFPVWRYRQTNVTLLGVDAKTYANWHQNWRTDHSFSMVKGKENEKDIALINIPAPTFNNGITYSNKNWFGFNVSLESQYFFRQNEYPPNIPVFSPQQNENVLLEVNTPPDAYHLLNADTSMEFSLGERNKLKVGLTINNILNTNYRNYLNRQRYFADDLGRNFLLRLSVNY; translated from the coding sequence ATGAAAAGACACACTTGGTTATTTGTGTTTCTTTTAGGGATTCATCTCCTTTCGGCACAAGAATGTGATAAAATACTTTCTGGCAGAGTCATAGATTTTCATGACGGAGAACCCCTTGAAGGCGCTACAATAACATTTAATAATCGTACAATCGTGACAGACGCTTCTGGTAGATATTCTATTACAGGTTTATGTGCAACAGCATATGCTTTTACTGTTTCTCATGAAAAGTGTAATTCTCAGGTAGTAACTCTTGATGTAGGCAAAACGTCCTCAAAAGATTTCTCCTTAGAACACCACCTTAATGAATTAGAAGAAGTAAAAGTTTCGGGAGCCAATGATACTAAAACAACATCTGCTCAAGAAGAAACTATAGGTTCTGATATCATAGAAAAATACGGCAGTGCCTCTTTGGGAGATGCCCTTAAAGAAATTACAGGTGTTTCGTCTTTAAATACTGGATCCACGATTGTAAAACCGATTATTCAGGGTCTTAGCGGAAGTCGTGTGTTGATCATGAATAATGGCGTTCGTATGCAAGATATGGAGTGGGGTGATGAACATGCACCTAATGTAGATATTAACACAGCAGGAAATGTTACTGTTGTTAAAGGAGCTTCTGCATTACAATACGGAGGAGACGCAATAGGTGGTGTTATCATTATGGAACCTCGTAAAGTACCTTCAAAAGATACATTGTTTGGTAAGACTCTGGTTGCAGGAGCTACAAATGGACGAGGAGGATCAATTTCTTCAGAATTGATAAAAGGATACAAAAACGGCTTGTTTGTTAAAGCACAAGGATCGTTAAAACGTTTTGGAGATGTAGAAACACCAGACTATATTCTCTCTAATACAGGGGTATTCCAAAAAGGAGCATCTCTATCTTTTGGAGTAAATAAATTTACCCACGGCTGGGATGCATATTATTCTTTTTTTGATAATGAAATTGGAGTATTAGCAACATCTCATATTGGTAATGTAGACGATCTTATAAATGCTATTAATGAACAGCAACCTGCAATTATTAGAGATTTTACCTATGAGATTGATAATCCTAAGCAAGAAGTTACTCACCATTTGGGACGTCTTCGGTATTTTAAACGTTTTGAAGAACTTGGGAAATGGAATACACAATATGATTTTCAATATAATAAACGATTTGAGTTTGATATTCGCAGAACAGAAGAACTTACTAAATTACCTAGTATAGATCTTGAGCTAAAAACACATACGCTAACTTCAGATTTTAAATTTGATTCGAATCCTGATTTTCTGTGGAATGTAGGAGTGTTATTTAGATATCAGAATAATTTTGCAGATCCCAGTACAGGAGTAAGAAGATTAATTCCCGACTATGATAAGTATGATGTCGGAGCATTTATTACAGGTGAATACGGCGTAACAAATGATATCATTGTAGATGCAGGTATTCGATACGATTATAATCGTATGGATGCTAAAAAGTTTTATTTGAAAACCAGATGGGAAGAAAGAGGATATGGTGTAGATTTTTCTGATCTTATTATTGAGGATTTTAATACGCAATGGCTCACTAATCCAGTTTTTGATTACCATAGTGTTTCTGGTACTGCCGGAATACAATATACTTTTAGAGAAGATTACGAATTTAGATTTAATTATGCATTAGCACAACGTGCTCCTAATCCTTCAGAGTTATTTAGTGATGGTTTACACCACTCGGCTGCCAGAATTGAGTTGGGAGATTTAAGGATGGATCAGGAAACATCTCATAAAATATCTCTAACCGCACAAAAGAATACAGAAAAATGGGGATGGGAAATAGCACCATATGCCAATTTTATAAATGATTATATTTTGCTAGAGCCTATAGGTCTCGAATTATCGATACGAGGAGCATTTCCTGTATGGCGATATAGACAAACCAATGTTACATTATTAGGAGTCGACGCCAAGACTTACGCTAATTGGCATCAGAACTGGAGAACAGATCATAGTTTTTCTATGGTAAAAGGAAAAGAAAATGAAAAAGATATCGCGTTGATTAATATCCCTGCGCCAACTTTTAATAACGGTATTACTTATAGTAACAAAAATTGGTTCGGATTTAATGTTTCTTTAGAAAGTCAATATTTTTTTAGACAAAATGAATACCCGCCCAATATCCCTGTGTTTTCTCCACAGCAAAATGAAAATGTATTGTTAGAGGTCAATACTCCTCCAGATGCATATCATTTATTAAATGCAGATACTAGTATGGAGTTTTCTTTGGGAGAACGAAATAAACTAAAAGTTGGATTAACAATAAACAACATATTAAATACAAACTATAGAAATTACTTAAATCGTCAGCGATATTTTGCAGATGATTTGGGTAGGAATTTTTTATTAAGATTATCAGTTAACTATTAA
- a CDS encoding type 1 periplasmic binding fold superfamily protein, translating into MNTRKLLSILIVGGILFASCSSDDDNPVPVNEEELITKMTVSLVDGANTTTLVVTDEDGADGPKKPVVTVSGNLSANTTYNGSVVLLNESESPVEVINEEIEKEADEHQFFYETSSALNITTVYTDKESDYKKEDGTAFTTTNPVGLTFTLTTTAAGTGTLTVTLKHKPNKAAEGVAGGNIANAGGETDITQSFDITVQ; encoded by the coding sequence ATGAACACACGTAAACTTTTATCAATACTTATCGTTGGAGGTATTTTATTCGCATCTTGCTCTAGTGATGATGATAATCCCGTACCCGTTAATGAAGAAGAATTAATAACCAAAATGACAGTGTCTCTAGTTGACGGTGCAAATACCACAACTTTGGTTGTTACCGATGAAGACGGAGCAGATGGTCCGAAAAAACCAGTAGTAACGGTTTCAGGTAATTTAAGTGCCAATACAACATATAATGGTTCTGTAGTACTGCTTAACGAATCTGAGAGCCCTGTCGAAGTAATTAATGAGGAAATAGAGAAAGAAGCAGATGAACATCAGTTTTTCTATGAAACAAGTTCTGCACTAAACATTACGACAGTTTATACCGATAAAGAATCTGATTATAAAAAAGAAGACGGAACAGCGTTTACTACTACGAATCCTGTTGGACTTACATTTACATTAACGACAACAGCTGCTGGAACCGGAACTTTAACAGTAACGCTAAAACATAAACCTAATAAAGCTGCGGAAGGAGTAGCAGGAGGTAATATCGCAAATGCAGGGGGTGAAACAGATATTACTCAAAGTTTTGATATTACAGTACAATAA